GCGCTTCTGACGCGGTGCGGAGGCTGGAGAAGAAGGGGCTTGTTAAACATGCCCCATACGGAGCCATCACCTTAAGTGAGCTGGGGCGAGAATACGCGCTGCAGATGGTGCGCAGGCATCGGCTTATCGAGACATTCTTGGTGACATCACTGAACTACCGGTGGGATCAGGTTCATGATGAAGCAGAACAGCTTGAGCACAGCGTCTCCGATTTCATGATTGATCAAATTGATGCCAGCTTGGGTTATCCCACCAGAGATCCGCACGGGGATCCCATTCCGAGCGCAGATGGGCAGTACCCGGATTTAAACGCTTTGGATGCGGAAAAGGGCCAGAAGCTGGTTAGCTTGGCAGAAATGACAGCTGGAGAAGTCGGCATTGTAGAGCGTATTCATGATGCAGATCCGGACATGCTGAAGCATTTTGCACAGCACGGACTTGTCGTTGGCGCCGATATTGCTGTGGGAGAATCCCAAGCATTCGCTGAATCTACGCAGATCATTTTGGGCAAGAATTCTGTATCTCTTGGCGCAGCAGCACTGCGCGCAGTATTAGTCCGCGTTTAGTTCTTTCCGGCTTTCGATTTCTATCATTTTTGACGTCTACCTGCACTCCTTGGCAACTACGTCGAAACGTAGTTTAATATTCAATAACGCGAAACTTTGAAGGTTGCTTGCTGCTTCATAGCCCTCGAGTAAGTGCCGCATTCGGGCTGTTAAAAATCCGGAAAGGAGTCATGCCATCGAATTTCAACCTGCTCAACACATATGGGGGGAAAGAACACCCCGCTTGGTTTATTTCTCATCAGTGAGTGAAAACACGCACCGTTTCGTGGTGAAACTTGGTCTTCCTGCGGTGAGAATTCCCCTTCGCCCCAAAGAAGGAATGCTCTGTGTAACCGACCCGTATGTGCTGATTCTTCCTACATACGGCGGCGGAAACATGAAAGCAGCGATCCCGGTTCAAGTGCGCAAGTTTCTCAATATTCCGTCGAACCGGGAGCAGTTGCGCGGTGTTATCACCGCCGGAAACACAAATTTTGGGGAGGCGTATTGCTGCGCTGGGCCAAAAATCGCACGCAAATGCGGCGTGCCTGAGCTCTACCGTTTCGAGCTCCTTGGAACTGACCATGACGTACAGACCGTGCGTGACGGCTTGCTCCGCTTTTTTGAAGAACCACTTTTCAATCAGCCCGCAAGCGATGCCACAAGTACCGAAAACACCAGAAAGGAACTTCATGAATCATCATGAACTATTAGAAAAATCGCAAACACCGCCCGGGTTTCGTCGGGCGAAGGAGATGCCGCTTCGGCCTATCAACTGGAACCGGATCCACGATGACAAGGACCTTGAAGTGTGGAACAGATTGACGTCTAACTTCTGGCTTCCAGAAAAAGTCCCCTTGTCCAATGACCTGGGCGATTGGCAGAAGCTGAGCGAGGTTGATCGCCAGCTCACCATGCGAGTCTTTACTGGCCTGACGTTGCTTGACACCGTGCAAGCAACCGTCGGCGAAATCAGCCAGATTCAAGATGCCCGAACTGAACATGAAGAAGCCGTGTACACCAACATCGCTTTCATGCAGGCGGTTCACGCGCGTAGCTATTCCTCGGTGTTCTCTACTTTGTCGAATACCCCGGAGATCGATGAAGCCTATGCCTGGGCTGTCAACAATGACATCCTGCAACAGCGAGTCAGAAAAATCATGGTCCACTATTACGGTGATGACGCGCTGAAACGAAAAGTGGCATCAACCTTGCTTTCATCGCTGCTGCTCTATGCCGGGTTTTATTTGCCGCTGCACTTTAGTGTTCACGGGAATCTGACCAACACCGCTGACATGATTCGGCTGATCCTTCGGGATAAAGCCGTGCACGGGTACTACTCCGGATACAAGTTTCAACGCGGTTTGGAACAGGCTTCGCCGCAGCGGCCCAAAGAAATGCGTGAATTCACCGTTGGGCTAACCCAGGAACTCTACGAGCTTGAGTTGGAATATTCGGGTGAACTCTATGAACCGCTCGGGCTGATGGATGATGTGGCAACTTTTGTTCGCTATAACGCCAACAAGGCTTTCATGAATCTTGGATATCCAAACCTCTTCCCACATGATCAGTGCCAAGTAAATCCCAAAATCTTGGCGGCGCTATCTCCTGGATCGGAAGAAAACCACGACTTCTTCTCCGGTTCGGGTTCCTCCTACATCATCGGCAAAGCAGAAGAGACCTCAGATGATGACTGGAATTTCTAATATCCACTTGAACTATCCCCAGGAGAACTCATGAAACTTCTCATCCTTGTAGGAAGCTTGCGCCGTCAGAGCATCGCACGCAAAATTGCACTGCACGTTACGGAACTTGTTCCTGACGGCGTTGACTGCGAGCTTTATAATCTGCGTGATTTGCCGCTCTATGACTTTGACTATGATGACCCGTCCGTTGTGGATAAACCTACTCCGCCGGAGTACCTGGCTTTCCGCGCAGCCATCAAGGAAGCAGATGCGGTCCTATTTGTCACCAGCGAGAACAATCGCACTATCCCGGCATGTTTGAAGAACGCCGTCGATATCGGATCCAAACCGAACAATGACGTGGCATGGAAGGCCAAAGCGGCGGGAATCATCAGTCACTCTGTGGGGCGTATGGGAGGATATTCGGCGCAGAAGAATCTCCGGCTAGCGTTGTCATATTTCGATATGGAATTTCCCGCACAACCAGAGGTGTTTCTTGGACAATCTCATTTGTTGATTGGAGAAGATGACCGCATACAAGCGGGCAGTACGATCGAGTTCGTGCGTGACTACGTGGAGCGTCTTATGGCGATCGCGAGCGCGAAACACTCGGCATAAAGGGTGCTGAAAACATCTCAAAGCCCCGCTTCTCAAATCCACTTGGTAGTGGATTTGAGAAGCGGGGCTTTGAGACTTGGTGCTAAAAGCTGAGGGCCTGGTCCGAGGACATGGTCCGAAGCTTTTAGTCTTCGCCTTCCTTGCGGATTTTCATCTCGGAGTTCTGCCACCAGCCGGTGCGGGTGAGCTCCTCGTAGTCGATCTCGGCTGGGTCAGGGGTGACGCCGGCGGAGTTGGTGCGCAGTTCGTACTTCTGGATTGCGCCCCAGTCACGGGCCCAGTCGCCCTCGAGGTAGGACGGGATTTCATAGGAGTAGTTGACTGCCTCGGCGGTTGCCATGGCGCCGCCGCCGGAGAAGGACTGGAAGTCCGTCAAAGAATTCTGCGCGGCAGCATCCGGAAGGATGCGGTACTCAGGAATCTCAGTGACACCAGAGAAGTGGTCGAAGGTGCGCTGGCATGGGAACTGGAATGCAGTAGACCAGTCCAGTAGACCCGGGATGGAGGAGTCGAACTGAGAATTCAACGACACCAGTTCCGGCACGCGCGGTGGGGTAAAGGCGAGCCAGGAGTCTTCGTCTGTGGAGTCATCGACAGCCACGAGGCGAACAACGTTTGCTTCTTCTGGAATCTCGTCCAGGCCGATGCGCAGGTTGCGCCACTTCGGGGTCGCGCCGACATCGCGAAGCTCAAGCTCACCGGTGTTGGTGACCTCATTGTCATCGGCGAGGGTGCCGTACTCCAAGGTCAGCTCCATGCCCTCTTGCTCAATGTCGTTGACGTCGTGGTGGTAGATATCGCCTGCAGCAGCAACCGACAACACTGGGGTGTTCTCACCTGGCTGCTCCGGCAGGTTGTACCACTGGGTGGTCACCTCAGAGGTGCCGCGCTGCCCGGAGTTGTAGGAGCCCAAAACCGGAACCTTGGTGTAGTCCAAGTTGAACGGCAGGTGCATGGTGGAACCATTAACGCCCTCGGTGCCGCGGACGCCGCCGGAGGAGGAGTCGGTGACATTCTCCGCATTCGCCTCAGCACCGGAGCCGGAACCGGACTCATCCACGTTGCCGCCCAATGATGGGTCGGCGCCGGAGGAAGCCTGGTCAGAATCGGACGAAGAACCGGTCTGAGTCGAACCAATTGCACCCACGGATGCAGAGTTCTGGTTCTCAGGCTCAATATCTTCCGGGATAAAGTTCGGGTCAAAGCCACGGCTGTCTTCATCTGGGTTGATCAGTGAGTCACCGAGCTCACCAGCAACAGGGGTCAAGAAAGCATCATTGGTGTTGGATTCAATCGAGGTGGCGTCAGCCATCTGACACACATTGCCGCCGATGGCATTCAGGTTGCCCTGGCCCACGGAGTAGCTCGGGGACTGGGAGATATAGCCCTTGGCAAAGGACAGACAAGAAAACGCGACGATGGCAACACACGCCATGGCCAGCGGCGCAGACAAAATGCTTGACCAGCGCTTCGGTGAGACCTCAGGGTGCTCAATGCCGTGGTTGGTGCGGTAGTTATGGCGCAGCGCCTGCACAATGCCGATGGCGATGATGACAAGGCCAATGACCATGACCACGGTGGAGGCTTCAATGGCCATGAACTGCACGGAACGGTCCCACCATGGAATGCCGAAGGAAGACACGTACCACC
This region of Corynebacterium casei LMG S-19264 genomic DNA includes:
- a CDS encoding metal-dependent transcriptional regulator; amino-acid sequence: MVVDVSQLSSSNQDYVKDLFKLGEWNDAPITTKLLSQQVGVSLSSASDAVRRLEKKGLVKHAPYGAITLSELGREYALQMVRRHRLIETFLVTSLNYRWDQVHDEAEQLEHSVSDFMIDQIDASLGYPTRDPHGDPIPSADGQYPDLNALDAEKGQKLVSLAEMTAGEVGIVERIHDADPDMLKHFAQHGLVVGADIAVGESQAFAESTQIILGKNSVSLGAAALRAVLVRV
- the nrdI gene encoding class Ib ribonucleoside-diphosphate reductase assembly flavoprotein NrdI is translated as MWGERTPRLVYFSSVSENTHRFVVKLGLPAVRIPLRPKEGMLCVTDPYVLILPTYGGGNMKAAIPVQVRKFLNIPSNREQLRGVITAGNTNFGEAYCCAGPKIARKCGVPELYRFELLGTDHDVQTVRDGLLRFFEEPLFNQPASDATSTENTRKELHESS
- the nrdF gene encoding class 1b ribonucleoside-diphosphate reductase subunit beta, translating into MNHHELLEKSQTPPGFRRAKEMPLRPINWNRIHDDKDLEVWNRLTSNFWLPEKVPLSNDLGDWQKLSEVDRQLTMRVFTGLTLLDTVQATVGEISQIQDARTEHEEAVYTNIAFMQAVHARSYSSVFSTLSNTPEIDEAYAWAVNNDILQQRVRKIMVHYYGDDALKRKVASTLLSSLLLYAGFYLPLHFSVHGNLTNTADMIRLILRDKAVHGYYSGYKFQRGLEQASPQRPKEMREFTVGLTQELYELELEYSGELYEPLGLMDDVATFVRYNANKAFMNLGYPNLFPHDQCQVNPKILAALSPGSEENHDFFSGSGSSYIIGKAEETSDDDWNF
- a CDS encoding NADPH-dependent FMN reductase codes for the protein MKLLILVGSLRRQSIARKIALHVTELVPDGVDCELYNLRDLPLYDFDYDDPSVVDKPTPPEYLAFRAAIKEADAVLFVTSENNRTIPACLKNAVDIGSKPNNDVAWKAKAAGIISHSVGRMGGYSAQKNLRLALSYFDMEFPAQPEVFLGQSHLLIGEDDRIQAGSTIEFVRDYVERLMAIASAKHSA